The Aspergillus nidulans FGSC A4 chromosome VIII genome contains the following window.
TTGGGATCCACCAACTCTCCTCTCTACAAAGACCCCACTCTCCTGAAGCTGGCtgaaaagaaaggcaagaCACCCCAGCAGGTGCTGCTCGTGTGGGGTATTCAGAAGGGCTGGAGTGTCATTCCCAAGTCCGTCAGCAAGTCTCGCATCGACGCCAACTTTGAGATTGATGGCTGGAGCTTGACCGATGAAGAAATCAACGAATTGGACAACCTGAAGGACCGCTTCAAGGTCTGTGGTGATGATTGGCTTCCCATTAAGGTCTTTTtcggtgatgatgaatgaCTATCTGAAAGCGACCGACTATCTAGACTTTAGAACAATATTTGAGATAATATGATGCAATAACGCAAATATTACTGTGCTGTTGGTGAAGTATCAGTTTCAGTGCAAGCGTAAAACTAATATATAGTTCGGTGATCCCTTCGACGGTGCGAAGCCAGACACCAGGGATATGTAATTTGACACGGGAACATGGTGCTGAGCAGGCCTATACTACTGAATATCTTTCCGCGGCTGCTTACTGCCCAGGCACTTACAGCTCTTTTTCACTTACTAGAAGCGATAAACTGCTCATTGGTGCGAGTATTCCGGATTCATCCGTTGTTGCCTCAGGCGCGTGGCGTGGTCACATGCTGCGCCACCCTGATGTAGTCACCTTCAGCACCAGGCATCCTTCGTTCTTTCACTTATCAAATCCATCTCGATTATTAGTTTGCGATTCTCACATTCTTCCTAGTCTGTGATAATCGTCGTCAGGATGCCTCCTTCAAGTGGGCACCTGCTGCTTCCAAAGCTTTGGAGAGCAGCTAGGTGAGTAGTTGGCCCCAGCTGTATACTCTATACCGAGAGCTGACAGTCTATTTTGAGGTTCGCCTACGCGAAGGCGTACAAAGCCGTAAGGGCGAAAATACCAGAACCGGCGCAGCAGGTTTCTCTTCGTGTCCAGCCAGTATATGCGCGGATCACGCCCCAACAACCCGTCAATCGAGCTGCTGCCATCCGTCAAGCCCGCAGCCGCTACTTCTCCACCCGCGCGTCAGGCCCGTTTGCTTCATACTTCAAAGCGGCAGTCCAGGGCGACAAGACTGCCTATAGATCATCAAGAATTGCGGGCAACATCAGCCGACTTACGAGCCGGGCACCATTTGCTTCTACTCTCCGTCCAAACCTGACAGGAGGCACCCTCGGCCGTACTGCTGGAGGCTATGTGATTGGTGCAGGCCGCATTGGAGGTGCTCGGTACTTCTCACATGGCCCCGCTGCCCCGGCTCAGGTCATACACAATGTTTCTGTGGGCGTGagagctttcttcctctctggGCAGAAGGCTCGATTTGATGGAATTGATCCCATCACCGGCAACAAGAAGTTTAAGGTTGTGAGCGCGCTCCAGGATGAAGccgagaggaagatgaccgCTATTTCTCGCGCAGCCCCTGGCTCTTTCATTGACTTCAAAATTTCACCTACCATCACCGCTTTTGGCCTCCAAAAGCAGTTTGCGCCGGCTGGTGATGAGTCGGATACTCTCAACACAGAGGGCCTCTTGGACTTCCTGTCTGCTGATTTTGCCCGTGCAGTCAAGGACTTTGCTGCTATTCTCAATGACCTCAAACGGTTAGCCGCGCTGGGTGATCTGCCTATCTCACTTCAAGATAGATCAACAATCAGAGTTAGGTTTCCAGGATGCGACGCCGAGACAGTTGAGCGGCTCTGCGATGAAGTAGGCGTACAGCGAGGGAAAGTCGGTCAAGATGCAGACTTCGACATAAATACAGGCGCCGAactggcccttctcttcccattCGCTCCCAGCGTCGCTCCATCGTCTGACACAGacattttcttcttccacaaagAGGctcagccgcaacagcccGAGGAAGTCGACTGGCAGGCTATGCTATCTAGTGAAGATGTCACGCAGACATCCCTCGGATACGCGAAACTCTCAAACCATGACCTCAGTTTCGACGATATGACCATGTTTGGTTCTAATCCATGGGCCAGGTCTCCAtcaggttattcaagcattGGAGTGAGTGAGCTGGGCGACCGCGCATTCTTCCCCGATACCGTGAGTTACAGTATTCCCGAAAGTCTGTCGGGATGCGAAGGGTCTGACGGCATCCGCAGATTCATCGCGGAATGTGACCAGGCTGCTGCCCACTAGGCCTCACTCTAATCTTCATTGTTCCCTCTTTCTATTCGGTTTGACagtcttttcctttgtttaTATCCACTGAACCATATACCATATGAATTAAACCAACCACTTCTTGAGATGGACAATTTATTAGCATTGGCCATCAGATTACCTATAACAAATATAAGCCCGTTTGATGTTTTGAGTATGAAATTCAAGTAGTGCTTGTCCCTTCCACATTCTTGTGTTTTCTTGTGTTATAAGGTGCTTCCGTAGCCATTCCCCACATTCCATCCAATATTTGCCTATAATGCGGGGAAACTCTTCAGGAACTCGGGCCGTCAAACCCGTACCAGGAACGTCCACTAGCACTCCCAGTCCCTCGCCAATTTACTCTAAACAATGATGAATACTTGCCGTCCGTGATGCGGAAGAAATGCCTTCGCGGCCCCTCCGTGCTTGGTGGGCCACTTTTTCGAGTAGCCCTACCTCTATATGTGAAAAAGGGCAGGCGTCCTTGCACTCGGAGCATACGCCGTTCCTGCTCAGGCATTTAGCAACAGCCCAGGTGCACGAAGAGCAGGGGTATTGGGCTTGGATGCAACACATGAAATGGCGTTATTGTGGCTTCAGCCTTCCGTTTAGACTATTCTAATGTCTTCTAAATGACAGGCATTGGGAGTTTTGTGGAGTTACTAGGGATAACTACAAGGTTTGTTCGCTCAATAACAAATTTAGTTAATGCATCATGCAAAAAtcgctggttcttcttcatgaAAATGGATAAAAGTCGTCTAATTATCGTGCTGAAGTACTGTGCGTTTTATGACGATCATCTACCCCTGTGCCTTTTCTGCTACGGAGAGCTTCCGTGGGGGTCTCGCAGTGAAAGACTCAGATCCTGGTCAAGCTAGGAAAGCCATCTATCGACAAGTTGTCATGCAATTACCAGCTGTCAGCGACGAGTTTAACCATGCAGATTGAATTTTACCAGGGCAGAAGGCGTCATTGCTCCGCCTGGGCGTTCCTTGATCGTTTCGGTATTGGAGTTCCAGGTCGCGATTCCATCCTAGTAAGCTTGGAGACCCAAGCTATTTAAGAGCCTTCCTGCTTGTCGATGGACTGATGAAAGTAACATCGAGACCCATTCATCCTCAATTCTGCATCATTGTAGAGTACGAGTTGCATTCTGACCAAtttttccctctttttgTTCTATTTTTTCTCCTTTGATTGCACTCGCTATGCAGTCTATCAGTATGAGAGCATTGGCGACAATGCTGACCCTTGGGGCTGTGAGCGTGAACGCTCTGCCACAGGCTACAAGCACACCTGCTGGGACGCCGAGTAGCTCTGGAATACCTGTGCAGGCAACCGGAAATCCGTTCGAGGGATACCAGCTCTACGCCAACCCGTACTACAGCTCCGAAGTTATGACTCTGGCTGTCCCGTCAATGACTGGTTCATTGGCCGAGCAGGCGACCCATGCCGCTGAGATTCCATCGTTCCATTGGCTGTGAGTTACATCAAGTGTATCATCATTGACATTGACGCTGATGAATGGATTGTTCAGGGATACGACGGCCAAGGTTCCTACCATGGGCGAGTATCTGGCGGACATCAAGGAGCAGAATGACGCGGGAGCCAACCCACCGATTGCCGGTATTTTTGTTGTTTATAACTTGCCAGACCGTGACTGTGCGGCCCTGGCCAGCAATGGAGAGCTTTCAATTGCCGATGGAGGCGTTGAGAAGTACAAGGAGTATATTGATGCTATTCGCGCGCATGCCGTGGAGTATTCCGACACCAACATAATCCTTATTATTGGTTAGTTTGTTCTTGCAAGACCGTGAAACTGTGCTAATCAAATACAGAGCCTGACAGTCTGGCAAATCTGGTGACCAACTTGAATGTGGAGAAGTGTGCCAATGCTCAGGATGCTTACCTCGAATGCACAAACTACGCCATTACCCAGTTGGATCTCCCCAACGTATCTATGTACCTTGACGCTGGTATGTCTAGAACACATTTAACCGCTCAGTTTCGTACCTAATGTTGCATAGGTCATGCCGGATGGCTGGGATGGCCCGCAAACATCGGCCCAGCAGCCCAGCTCTTTGCGGGTGTTTACCAGGATGCTGGCGCGCCTGCGGCACTCCGTGGGCTCGCAACCAACGTGGCTAACTACAATGCCTTCAGCATCGACACCTGCCCTTCTTATACGTCGCAGAATGCGGTCTGTGACGAGAAGGGCTACATCAACAGCTTTGCTCCTGAGCTATCAGCCGCAGGCTGGGATGCCCACTTCATCGTTGACACCGGTGTGTATGCCGTTAAAAATTGGATAGGGACATAGGCTAATTCTATGCAGGCCGCAATGGCAAGCAGCCCACAGGCCAGATTGAATGGGGCGACTGGTGCAATGTTAAGGGAACTGGATTTGGAGTTCGCCCAACTACCGACACCGGTGACGAGTTGGTCGACGCCTTCGTTTGGGTCAAGCCTGGTGGTGAGAGCGATGGCACCTCTGACCAGAGTGCTGAGCGTTACGACGCTCACTGTggtgccgctgctgcccTTCAGCCGGCTCCTGAGGCTGGCACCTGGTTCCAGGTAAGTTGCAGTCATTTCGATTGAGTGAGTACCATATACTAACCACACGACCAGGCCTACTTCGAGCAACTTGTGGCCAACGCCAACCCGCCCCTTAGCAGCTAAGAGGCCGCAAATCGTTCGAGGCTCGTACTTGATAAAGGACTGCGTTACATGTCGGCTTTGTAAATAACAAGAAATTGATACAGATTGTAGCTCACTATAAGTTGACGCCCACCTGATTCGAAGCGTACCCGTAGAGCCAATAATATAGATAGGGGAGGGCAGATGTGGAACAAAGGCATGGAATGTGGCTTGTGCAAGTAGATCACGTTCacaaaaagaagaaagcggtAAAATATAGACAGTTCAAAGTGACCGCCCACCCCGCGCTAAGCCTAAACCTAAAGATGCTCTGATAACAGCCGTAAGAAGAATGGTGAAGACACACACTGCATTATTTCAACACTGTGAGCCCCTCCTTCACTTTGAAGACAACTTTTTTGTGATCGCATCAAGGCACCTGCTCGTGAATGCTCTGAAAAAAAAGTTACCTCTGCTGTACAGCTCCGGAGGCCATTCTGTGCTTGGGCTACCTTGGGCCAGTCTTCTCTTAGCCTACTGCAGGCGAACTTTGAGAGCGACATATCGTTAAACCCGGATAAGCTCCAACAGGCCGACCGTCAAAATGATGGAAGACTTCAACAGCGAGACCGACAGTGATTATACCAGTTACTGGAGAGATTGGGTGAGTCCCCGGCACTTTCTATCTCCGATATTGAATAGTGGGGTTGCGAAAGGAAGGGACGGTACAACACTTCACAGCTTATGAGCTTTGCAATGTGCTGTGTTCTTATCGTTGAGAATGTTTCAGGAATTGGCTCGCAGCATTGCGGAGCCTGCCTTGAAAGTTCAACGTACTCCCCCTCGTTCCTCTCCTTAGGATCATTAGCTTTCTATCAGGGGAAATGGCAATTCCCGTTTCTCGCTCTGACTTAGACTCGCTGTCTGATCCTGGCCCTCCTATGCACTCCCTTCGCGAGGGGTCAGAAGGGTTACAGTCCCAGTCTCGTTCTGGCTGTGACTCGTTTTCTGACCCCGGCCCTGCTATGCGCTCCCTACGCGAGCGTTATCCATATCAAATCACACTTCCAAGACCGAAACCTAACTGGCGTTCACAGTTTATCTCATCCCGCGGCAACGAATACTTTTGTGAGATCGACGAAGAATACCTGACCGACCGCTTCAACCTTACCGGCTTGAACACCGAGGTTCCCTACTATCAGTACGCGCTCGATCTGGTGACGGATGTTTTCGACCTCGATGCCGACGACGACCTCCGAGAACAAATTGAGAAATCGGCGCGCCACTTGTATGGCCTTGTCCATGCTCGCTACATTGTCACCACCCGTGGCCTCGCGAAGATGGTACGTATCGAGTGTCACTTTTTGAGGTGTTACTGACGAATTCGTCATTAGGTCGAGAAATACAAGAAAGGCGACTTTGGAAAGTGCCCACGCGTTATGTGTGAAGGCCACCCTCTCCTCCCGACCGGTCAAAATGATGTGCCCAACATGAGCACCGTCCGCCTCTACTGCTCCAAGTGCGAGGACATCTACAACCCCAAATCGTCGCGACATGCATCGATTGACGGCGCATATTTCGGAACCTCTTTTACTAGCATGCTCTTTCAGGTATACCCTGCTCTCCTGCCGGAGAAGAGCATCCGCCGCTACGAGCCCCGCATATACGGTTTCCGTGTCCACGCTAGTGCTGCTCTTGCGCGCTGGCAGGACCGCTACCGCGAAGAGACCAGGAACCGACTTCGCGATGCTGGGGTGGAGGTTAGATATcttgaggatgacgaagaggaggagctagaggatgacgatgaggatgagctAGTCGAGACCAAGGAGAGGGTCCCCGGCGATGCCGCATCAGGTCGTATGGACATTGGCAATTGAGTGTGAATCTGTTTCGATGGCTCCATCATCTAATCAGAATCCCATGGGTGGATGTCGTCAAATCTGCATTTCTGTTCGTTTCTTTGTGGTTGGTACCAAAGCATCAGGCGTATGGATTTTTCTTCATTTTGTCCGAGTACGATAGCGATCATGGGAGTTGCAGTGTTGAAAATGGCCGGTCTGTTTTCTATCTCTTCTAATGTGTACTAGTTTCATGATACCTTGTTCATGACATGGGACATATGAAATAAATGATATCTATCTTGTTCAACAAGCCAAATACCGGCTCACATCGACTATCAGCCTTCATTTATTCCCGCAAACTTTGTAACTCTTCGATCGTAAATAAGATCCCcctcgcaagctcctccccattctcccaCACCTCGTCATGCCTTCCTTTAATATCCAGGAACTGCACCAACCTCTTCTGATCGTTCCCCTTCCACCCGTCCAAAaactccttcatcttctcactCTGCTCCATATCACAAAGCTCATCTTCCTTCGAATGCGCAAGCACAACGAGTCTTCCCTCTTTCcacccctccaccccatTAACACCCCTCACAACCCCTGGACTCGCCGCATCCCACACCTTTTCGTCCTTCCCAAACGCCCCTTCAATAAATTCCTGGTATGCAGAGATATCTCTATGACTATCCCGTAGCAAACGCAGGTTATATATCCCCGCCATACCTAGGATCGCCAGCGGCGCGATGTAGTCATTTACAAGACCTTCTCGTCCCTGAACGGATAAAGATGCCATGACAGCCTGGAAGGCCAACGTCGCGCCACAAGAGTGTCCAACAAGAATATACCGCTTGCCGAACCTGTATTTCCTCTGTAGAAACGAGAGCGCGAGCTGGATGTCATTGATATGTTCGGGATGCTTCGCGTTCCGGAGATGGCTTTCCATTGTCGTTGACGCATCTTGCGAGTGGGACGGGTGTGGACTCAATCGGTACGAGATAGATGCAAGACCTCTGATGTGTTGGGACTGAGACTTTGGAGACTTGGATTCTGACGAGGAGAGGATCGAGAGGGTGGGCGCAAGGTATGATGTTGAGGTTTGCGTCGGGTCGCGCCAGGCGCCGCCGTGAATGAGTCTAAAACAAAATCAGTACATATCCGTAGATATCTAGGAAAGTGGCTTGGTGAAATGTTTGAGGAATTACATCACCCAGTAACCGCTTTCATTGTCAATGTTTTCAGCGTGGAGGGGAGCGCGTGCGGGGTAGGGTTTTGCGACGGTGACAGTCTGGAGGTCGTGGTCGCCGTAGGGGAACGTTTCAAGAGACATGCCGGTTATTTAGAGAGTCCCTAATGATAGTTACGCGATTTTTATCcgggagaagagggatgaCGGAGTGCGTGAAGGTAAGATAGCTACCTAGGTTGTTTATATGCATGCAGACCAAGAGGTGGGGACGGATGCTGACCGGATCTTATCGAGAGATCGCGATTCCGATAGCGACATCGTAGATCATCCTATTGATAGTAAATAATTTGACAAGTTAGTTTCTTGATACGGGTATGTACGATCCAACGGTCCATGTCTCTTGGAAATTTTGCAGAGAATATATTTGGTGTCTTCTCATATCTTCATTCGTTCTCGGTTTCCCAGACTATATGCTTCGGATTAGGGCTTCGGCTTCTAGATACGACATTCCGATACCGCAACGCTATACTTTCCCGGTGCAATGGCAATTGGAAAATTTCTAGGTACTTCATTTGCCATGATTGAGTCAGTTTTCCCACCACTCATAGCGTGGCTCACTGATTCGCTGTTTGAGTGTGCAGGGAGCGATGCGTCCCTGAAGAGGACAAACCTCTGGGTAAACCCAGCGCAATAACCAAGTGCTTCCAGCATATATTTGATGCACAGTTAATAAATCAAGCCTGATATAGATGTCAGATCAAAGTAACCGGACTCATTGCTTGAATATCTCTGAGTATCATTCTTTGACAACATGGTGTTTTCAAAGCTCACAAAAGAGCATGCCAGTTATTATACCTACTATTCAAGCGGATTaagacggcaagccaatTGATCTATTAAACAACCATTCTGGCGCTCATATTCAGCTAAGCATAGAGAAGTGAATTATGTATATAAAGAGATTGAATGTGGGATGTCTTCTTGAAACAAAGCTTAACTTGATTTGGTAGGCAGTCAGAGATGGCAGAAATCAGTTCGTCGTGTACACTGGTATACACGATAAATGGCCAATCACACGACGCTCATCCCTGGCACCGGTGTCCACGATGAAGCTCTGTAATCTATGTTGGCTCATGATCACAGCACGTAGGACTGTGACAACATAGGGCTTCTACCAATAAAGCTCCAACTCATCATGACAGGCCCTTCAAGAAGTTCATAAGTCCTATTCAATAGGAGGAGCGcattcctttctttcctctaTGCCGTCCAATATGGAACCTTGCAAAAATACCTTCATGGCCAACGCCCGTTAGCCGGTTAAAGCGCTAGGAGTGATAAATCAATTTCATCCACAATCTTTTTTACATTTCCCCCTCAGAAACACTTAGTCTAATATACCGGCCGCCGCTTCTACGAGGCTTCGCTTAATCCGCTCCTTTCCTTGCCTCATTCACTGGCATCGCCGCCTGGAGTGGTGCCAGGCGTGCCGAAGAACTAGCACCTTGCCCTTATATCTGGCTACCATTGCTTGTATTACCCGTAAGGGTGAATTTGTGGAATCTAGTATGGAATGCTTTGGTTGTAAAGAGCCTGGAACCGTAGCTTCATCAGAGGCTCCGTCTGTAGCTGGAGGCAGCTGAGGACGCAGCTGGGGGAGTGATAGGAAGAAAGGTCACAAGGCGGAATGTAGGAAGACCTTACAAGAATTCAACTAAAGACCCCAAGCTTgacttctttttcttcctcttcttcacgAGAAATCTCGTTGGACTGCACGAGCGCTGGGACCCGAGAAGTTCAGAGACATTTCATCGCCCAGTTCAGAGTTCCTCGATCTAAACGATGTCATAGCCGGTGAAGATCCACGCAGATTATTCCAGGATCAAGCATGACCATAATGACAACGGGAAATCGCGGTAATCTACTATAGCTGGCTTGTGAAGGAGCTCAGATATACAACAGACCAGggctgatgaagatcttACAGATTGATCATAACTGTCTACACCATCTAAATCCCAGATCACGTTACGCGATTGAAGATGGCAATGAGCGGCTGAGAGCAATGAAATGATATCCGCGACGAAGGCAATGTTCGCAGAGTTCGGTAATACAAACTCGGCCAAGCAGGATAATGTGCCAGATGTCGATTCATTCTCTGAGGAATCTAAAACTGGACACATCGCCGTGCCCTTCGACAAGCTTCGTAGACATCCTGGGATAATGTCTTTTGTGCGTATGTTCATAATATTCATGGATTGATGAGTCAGAAGCTGAAAGCTGAAAGGCTGGAGTAGAGATGGGTCTTGGCGCGCTAACCAGATTAagcggaggcggaggcggtgGAAAATGTTCAATTGATTCACACAAACCATCAACCCGACTCCTATCGCCAGCTAAGCTCAACCCCCTCAGCATTATTCAATATGGCGGAGTAAGTCCCATGGTTACTGAATATGGGTGATCGATCGCGTCTAATATCTGAACAGGAAAGAAGTAACCCCCCTCACGGCCGTCAAGGTCGAGGCCCTGGTACGAGAATTCCGTCCAAATTCCCCGCCATCATTGAAGATTTTCCGCGCTGTGATATGAGGATAAGAATGAAGCTCATACCGGAATAGGTTGTGATGAAAATCATCAAGCACTGCTCCCAGGTTTTCCCGACGACTGCGACCGGTTCGATCGTTGGCATGGACGTGGACGGCGTTCTCGAAATCACAAAcaccttccccttccctgTGGTCGAAGTTCCTCCGGAGTCGCACTTTGACAATGCCGCTCCCAACCCGGCCGCCGCTGCTCCCCGTGCGAAGGCCAACACCGTCTACCAGGCTGAGATGATTCGTATGCTCCGGGAAGTTAACGTCGATGCCAACAATGTCGGTTGGTACACGAGCGCCAACATGGGCAACTTCGTCAACATGAACGTCATCGAGAACCAGTTTTTCTACCAGAAGGAAATGAACGAGAGGACAGTTGCGCTTGTCCACGACCCCAGCCGCAGCGCTCAGGGGAGCCTGAGCCTGCGCGCGTTCCGTCTTTCCCCCAAGTTCATGGCCGCCTTCAAGGACAACAAATTCACTTCTGACGAGTATGTTTCACAACTGGCACGGACGCGAGTAAAGCTGACTAGCGTAGGCTGCAAAAGTCCAACCTAAAGTACCAGGACATCTTGGTCGAACTCCCCGTCGAAATCCACAACTCCCACCTGATCAcctccttcatccaccaGCTCCAAAACCAGACCCAGGCGACCCCTGCTGAGATTCCCACCTCTCTCGCCACCCTGGAGTCCTCTCCCTTCGCCAAGCAGACCATCCTGGCGCCTAACTTCGACAAcctctccctcagcatcGACCccttcctggagaagaactgcgatctcctccttgacaGCATTGAGACCCACCACACGGAGACGAGCAACTTCCAGTACTACCAGCGCTCTCTCGCTCGAGAGCAGGCCAAGATCACAGCCTGGCAGGCCAAACGCAAGGCCGAGAACGCTACACGCGCAACGCTTAAGCAGCCCCCTCTTCCGGAGGACGAGTGGCAACGGCTGTTCAAGCTGCCACAGGAGCCCAGCCGCCTTGACAGCATGCTCAATAGCCGCCAGGTGGAGCAGTACGCGCGCCAAATCGACAGCTTCGTCTCATCCACGACGGGTAAGATGTTTGCCGTCAAGGGCAACCTTCTGCCCAGCGAGATCGCCAAATGATTTACTGGATGTTTATGAACGGGGATCTGGGATTCATGCATGACCTTACGGCGTAAGGGAGGGAAAATTCTTGTACTGACTGTTAATATGTCCCTTGTGATTATTCCGTGACGGGTAGAGCTACGGAATATGCTAGAGATGCTATCTACATGACTTGAATACTCCTACCACTACACTCGTAGGTATACGCCAGAGAAGTTCTCTTtcactctcctcttccccagagTAGCATCAGCCGCTCTGGACCGGAAGCCGGTGTTCAAGCGCCGGCCGACAGGTCCTACGAGCGAGAGAGGTCTCTGTAGATGACCAAAGATAAATTGAGGCACCCATGGATAGCTCATCGGCTTGTTCTTGCCTTTAAGTAGACCAACCGGAAGGCACCAGCTTGGTCTATGATATGTCTTTAAAAAATAAAGTATTTGTTTCAATTCAGATCTTGATTCCTAGGGCTACAGCGTAAGACCCTGACTAAGTTCGGCTTCGGACCTCTACGAGTCTCCATCATCCACGTTCATTTGTCCTTTCGTCAGGGACCCTGAGTATGTCTACGCTCATCATTCTCTTATTCAGTCTCGTGAGCTTTATAAGATAGCTCATAGTGCCTCACAAGTTCGTTAGAACGTTGCTTGCGCAAAATAACTATCCGTTTTTCCATGCCTGATGAGCACAAGCTCAGCGAGACGCTAGCCATATTACCATGCAAATCACCGTACACCTAATGTTCGGGGTACTGCACCTGTGAGTACCGTACCGAAAGGCTTGGCTTTGACCTCTTCGCAAGCTTTACCAGTATTCAGGCTGGTCCTTATAACGCTTGCATTCTTCGCAATGGTAATACTTTGGATCAACAGAGATTTTTACGGACAAGAGTAAAGGTAAAGACTCTAAGAGAACGGACGGTCAGAAGGACCTGGACAGCAAGAACGAGGCGAACGGGAAAGGCGAGATGGATGTGGGTGAGGCTGTGATACGGACGAAGCTAACGAGCTAGATAGAACCTAACATATGGTATGGCTCAATCGTGACAGACTACTCTGGCGAGACAACGTCCGGCCTCACCATGACCACATGAAGGAGAActttctccgcttctgcCCAGTCTCTTTCTAAAACGGACATTCCCTTTAGCCTGAGATATCTAAAAGGTACACCGGTAGGGATTGCTGCATGGCCACTGCAGCTATAAAGAAGTTGGGCATAGAGCCGCAGCCGGAAAGGATCCTTTGAGATCGCTCTTTATCGCGACTCTCGCAAGTAGACACATTTCGCCAGAGGGCTTCTcagaagaaggcgagggtCTTACTAGCTTAGGATAGGTTGAGATCTGGTTGCCTGACAAGACTTTTagaagcagagaaaacaagtggaaagagaaaagcacATTTAATAGCAAATAAAGTGGCAGGGGTGAGATACCCTAAATGGTATTGTTATGATTCTACCCAATATAGAGAGAGACATAGAATAGGGCACGAGCTCCACTTGCTATGACCTCATCGATCAATAACCACCATGATGACATTCAACACCTACGCCCAAACCCTTTACATCCTGTAGTACGATGTCTCGATAGCCCTCTGACAATGCCATATCTACAATGCAAAGCACTACCCTCGACATTTGGCTGGTACGCATCGCCCCTCCCTTCACCAATAT
Protein-coding sequences here:
- a CDS encoding protein cbhD (transcript_id=CADANIAT00001348) produces the protein MLTLGAVSVNALPQATSTPAGTPSSSGIPVQATGNPFEGYQLYANPYYSSEVMTLAVPSMTGSLAEQATHAAEIPSFHWLDTTAKVPTMGEYLADIKEQNDAGANPPIAGIFVVYNLPDRDCAALASNGELSIADGGVEKYKEYIDAIRAHAVEYSDTNIILIIEPDSLANLVTNLNVEKCANAQDAYLECTNYAITQLDLPNVSMYLDAGHAGWLGWPANIGPAAQLFAGVYQDAGAPAALRGLATNVANYNAFSIDTCPSYTSQNAVCDEKGYINSFAPELSAAGWDAHFIVDTGRNGKQPTGQIEWGDWCNVKGTGFGVRPTTDTGDELVDAFVWVKPGGESDGTSDQSAERYDAHCGAAAALQPAPEAGTWFQAYFEQLVANANPPLSS
- a CDS encoding uncharacterized protein (transcript_id=CADANIAT00001352), which codes for MQITVHLMFGVLHLFTSIQAGPYNACILRNGKDSKRTDGQKDLDSKNEANGKGEMDVDYSGETTSGLTMTT
- a CDS encoding putative eukaryotic translation initiation factor 3 subunit EifCh (transcript_id=CADANIAT00001351), which translates into the protein MAEKEVTPLTAVKVEALVVMKIIKHCSQVFPTTATGSIVGMDVDGVLEITNTFPFPVVEVPPESHFDNAAPNPAAAAPRAKANTVYQAEMIRMLREVNVDANNVGWYTSANMGNFVNMNVIENQFFYQKEMNERTVALVHDPSRSAQGSLSLRAFRLSPKFMAAFKDNKFTSDELQKSNLKYQDILVELPVEIHNSHLITSFIHQLQNQTQATPAEIPTSLATLESSPFAKQTILAPNFDNLSLSIDPFLEKNCDLLLDSIETHHTETSNFQYYQRSLAREQAKITAWQAKRKAENATRATLKQPPLPEDEWQRLFKLPQEPSRLDSMLNSRQVEQYARQIDSFVSSTTGKMFAVKGNLLPSEIAK
- a CDS encoding arylformamidase (transcript_id=CADANIAT00001350); this translates as MSLETFPYGDHDLQTVTVAKPYPARAPLHAENIDNESGYWVILIHGGAWRDPTQTSTSYLAPTLSILSSSESKSPKSQSQHIRGLASISYRLSPHPSHSQDASTTMESHLRNAKHPEHINDIQLALSFLQRKYRFGKRYILVGHSCGATLAFQAVMASLSVQGREGLVNDYIAPLAILGMAGIYNLRLLRDSHRDISAYQEFIEGAFGKDEKVWDAASPGVVRGVNGVEGWKEGRLVVLAHSKEDELCDMEQSEKMKEFLDGWKGNDQKRLVQFLDIKGRHDEVWENGEELARGILFTIEELQSLRE
- a CDS encoding casein kinase II subunit beta family protein (transcript_id=CADANIAT00001349), translated to MMEDFNSETDSDYTSYWRDWFISSRGNEYFCEIDEEYLTDRFNLTGLNTEVPYYQYALDLVTDVFDLDADDDLREQIEKSARHLYGLVHARYIVTTRGLAKMVEKYKKGDFGKCPRVMCEGHPLLPTGQNDVPNMSTVRLYCSKCEDIYNPKSSRHASIDGAYFGTSFTSMLFQVYPALLPEKSIRRYEPRIYGFRVHASAALARWQDRYREETRNRLRDAGVEVRYLEDDEEEELEDDDEDELVETKERVPGDAASGRMDIGN